The proteins below come from a single Gossypium raimondii isolate GPD5lz chromosome 2, ASM2569854v1, whole genome shotgun sequence genomic window:
- the LOC105788505 gene encoding enolase 1, chloroplastic, whose translation MALTTQTCFLQNPFLPSPSLSQPSAFPAPAALPSRKLSPISVQCSLASAPSVAVTVSKECKVKSVKARQIIDSRGNPTVEVDLITDDLYRSAVPSGASTGIYEALELRDGDKSVYGGKGVLFAVQNINEILGPKLIGIDVRNQADVDAVMLEIDGTPNKSKLGANAILGVSLSVCRAGAGAKGMPLYKHIQELSRTKELVMPVPAFNVINGGSHAGNNLAMQEFMILPVGATSFAEALRMGSEVYHTLKGIIKAKYGQDACNVGDEGGFAPNVQDNREGLVLLMDAIEKAGYTGMIKIGMDVAASEFYTKDGKYDLNFKKQPNDGAHVRSPQSLGELYQEFVKDFPIVSIEDPFDQDDWSSWASLQSSVDIQLVGDDLLVTNPKRISEAIQKKACNALLLKVNQIGTVTESIQAALDSKAAGWGVMVSHRSGETEDNFIADLSVGLASGQIKTGAPCRSERLAKYNQLLRIEDELGNVCYAGEAFRSP comes from the exons ATGGCCTTAACTACCCAAACTTGTTTCCTTCAAAATCCATTCCTTCCTTCGCCTTCTCTTTCCCAGCCTTCTGCATTTCCTGCTCCGGCGGCTCTCCCTTCTCGAAAACTCAGCCCCATTTCTGTCCAGTGCTCCCTGGCTTCCGCCCCCTCTGTGGCGGTGACGGTGTCCAAGGAGTGCAAGGTGAAATCGGTCAAGGCTAGGCAGATCATTGACAGCAGGGGTAATCCCACGGTCGAGGTTGATTTGATCACCGATGATCTTTATCGATCAGCCGTTCCTAGTGGCGCATCTACTGGGATCTATGAGGCGCTTGAGCTCAGAGATGGTGACAAGAGTGTCTATGGCGGCAAAGGTGTGCTCTTTGCTGTCCAAAACATCAATGAAATTTTGGGTCCTAAGCTTATTGGCATTGATGTCAG aaatcaagCGGATGTAGATGCTGTAATGCTGGAAATCGATGGTACTCCAAACAAGTCAAAGCTTGGAGCTAATGCAATATTGGGAGTGTCATTGAGTGTATGCAGAGCCGGCGCAGGGGCGAAAGGGATGCCATTGTATAAGCATATCCAGGAGTTGTCAAGAACAAAGGAACTCGTTATGCCAGTTCCAGCTTTTAATGTCATCAATGGAGGAAGTCATGCAGGAAATAATTTGGCTATGCAAGAATTCATGATACTACCGGTCGGTGCAACCTCGTTTGCTGAGGCACTTCGAATGGGGAGTGAAG TTTATCACACACTTAAGGGTATTATCAAAGCAAAATACGGACAGGATGCTTGCAATGTTGGAGATGAAGGTGGATTTGCTCCCAACGTTCAGGACAATAGAGAGGGATTGGTTTTGCTAATGGATGCTATTGAGAAGGCCGGTTACACTGGAATG ATCAAAATAGGAATGGATGTTGCAGCTTCGGAATTCTACACAAAAGATGGGAAATATGACCTAAACTTTAAGAAACAACCAAATGATGGAGCGCATGTGCGTTCACCTCAGAGCTTGGGTGAACTCTACCAAGAGTTTGTCAAAGATTTCCCTATTGTGTCAATTGAAGATCCATTTGACCAAGATGACTGGAGCTCATGGGCTTCGCTTCAGTCTTCCGTCGATATCCAACTCGTTGGAGATGATTTGTTAGTCACAAATCCAAAGAGGATATCGGAAGCTATTCAAAAGAAGGCTTGCAATGCCTTGCTTCTTAAG GTTAACCAGATTGGAACAGTTACCGAATCTATTCAAGCAGCACTTGACTCAAAAGCTGCAGGATGGGGAGTGATGGTCAGCCACCGAAGTGGTGAAACAGAGGATAACTTCATCGCTGACCTTTCTGTTGGTTTAGCTAGTGGCCAG ATCAAG
- the LOC105788506 gene encoding protein CHAPERONE-LIKE PROTEIN OF POR1, chloroplastic, with protein sequence MSSSSLSNPTLSTPFIGHNLRLNQNTKDGINCFPSLRRHGVPRCAVDMPYGGNAPTFPRIRVWDPYKRLGISPYASEEEIWSARNFLLEQYAGHERSEESIEAAFEKLLMASFQHRKKTKINLKSRLKKKVEESPPWIKNLLNFVELPPMEVIFRRLFLFAFMGGWSIMNSSEGGPAFQVAVSLAACIYFLNEKTKSLGRAFVIGLGALATGWICGSIFVPMIPTVLIHPTWTLELLTSLVAYAFLFLACTFLK encoded by the exons atGTCGTCGTCCTCGCTCTCTAATCCCACTCTCTCCACTCCTTTCATCGGCCACAACCT TCGTCTAAATCAGAATACGAAGGATGGGATAAATTGTTTTCCTTCTCTTAGAAGGCATGGAGTCCCAAGATGTGCAGTGGATATGCCTTACGGAg GTAATGCTCCAACTTTTCCTCGAATAAGAGTCTGGGATCCGTATAAGCGGCTCGGCATTAGTCCTTATGCTTCAGAGGAAGAAATTTGGTCCGCACGCAATTTTCTCTTAGAACAATATGCCGGACATGAGAGAAGCGAAGAATCAATTGAAGCAGCATTCGAGAAACTACTTATGGCCAGCTTCCAGcatagaaagaaaacaaagattaACTTGAAAAGTAGGCTAAAGAAGAAAGTAGAGGAGTCTCCACCTTGGATAAAAAACTTGCTCAATTTTGTCGAACTTCCTCCCATGGAAGTTATCTTCCGAAGATTGTTCCTTTTTGCCTTCATGGGTGGCTGGAGTATAATGAATTCTTCCGAGGGTGGACCTGCCTTTCAG GTAGCTGTATCTTTAGCGGCCTGCATATATTTCCTTAATGAAAAAACAAAGAGCTTGGGTCGGGCTTTCGTTATCGG ACTCGGTGCTCTTGCGACGGGGTGGATATGTGGTTCTATCTTCGTTCCAATGATTCCGACAGTTCTAATTCACCCAACATGGACACTGGAATTGTTGACTTCATTGGTGGCTTATGCTTTCCTGTTTCTTGCATGTACTTTTCTGAAATGA